A region of Paenibacillus thiaminolyticus DNA encodes the following proteins:
- a CDS encoding ABC transporter permease: MYYFGLVGEYLKNYLKTRLTYRADFWVEMLSDLFFQATNLIFIFVIFMHTPTLAGWTRDEMIFVYGYFMIPYGVFSCFFNLWNFSERYIVKGEMDRILTRPAHNLFQILLENVDPPALIGSVVGAVMMGVCWARLGLGFGLIELLMLLVMLAGSVMVYFGVYAALTSLSFYTDAPTGILPLVFNIQSYGRYPLTIYNRFLQVLLTWVLPFAFVGIVPASYFVEGKGMEQMALLTPLMGIAFFALGLTLWNVGVKRYRGAGS, from the coding sequence ATGTACTATTTCGGTCTCGTAGGAGAATATTTGAAAAATTACTTGAAAACCCGCCTCACGTACCGTGCGGACTTCTGGGTCGAAATGCTGTCAGACCTGTTCTTCCAGGCGACGAACCTCATCTTCATCTTCGTCATCTTCATGCATACGCCGACGCTGGCGGGCTGGACGCGGGACGAGATGATTTTCGTCTACGGCTACTTCATGATTCCGTACGGCGTGTTCAGCTGCTTTTTCAATCTGTGGAACTTCAGCGAGCGCTATATTGTCAAAGGCGAGATGGACCGCATTCTGACCCGGCCAGCCCATAATCTGTTCCAGATTCTGCTGGAAAATGTCGACCCGCCGGCACTTATCGGTTCTGTCGTCGGGGCCGTCATGATGGGCGTCTGCTGGGCCCGGCTCGGACTCGGCTTCGGCTTAATCGAGCTGCTGATGCTGCTCGTCATGCTGGCTGGCTCGGTCATGGTCTACTTCGGCGTCTATGCGGCACTGACGTCGCTGTCGTTCTACACGGATGCCCCAACCGGCATCCTGCCGCTCGTCTTCAACATTCAGAGCTACGGGCGCTATCCGCTCACGATCTACAACCGCTTCCTTCAGGTGCTGTTGACCTGGGTGCTTCCGTTCGCCTTCGTCGGCATCGTCCCGGCCTCCTACTTCGTGGAGGGCAAGGGCATGGAGCAGATGGCCTTGCTGACGCCGCTGATGGGCATCGCCTTCTTCGCGCTCGGCCTGACGCTGTGGAACGTCGGCGTTAAGCGGTATCGCGGGGCGGGCTCGTAG
- a CDS encoding ABC transporter permease: protein MASAYLDLIRIRFLTMLAYRVNYYSGILIYTLSIGVYYFTWQAIYGGQGSLAGFTAGQMTTYIAVSWMARAFYFNNMDREIANEIRDGSVAIQFIRPYNYLIVKMMQAFGEGIFRLLLFMTPGMIIACLLFPVELPTDPKRWLVFALMLFFSFLINSQLNILTGLTAFFVENNEGMIRMKRVVVDLFSGVIVPISFFPGWLITLNEWLPFQAITFLPSSVFTGRIEDAQILSVIGIQIVWFAVLIVPILLMWRAARHRLFVQGG from the coding sequence ATGGCTAGCGCATATCTTGACTTAATCCGGATCCGGTTTTTGACGATGCTGGCTTACCGGGTCAATTATTATTCCGGTATTCTCATTTATACGCTCAGCATCGGCGTCTATTATTTCACTTGGCAGGCGATCTATGGGGGCCAAGGCTCCTTGGCGGGCTTCACCGCCGGGCAGATGACCACCTACATCGCGGTATCGTGGATGGCGCGCGCCTTCTATTTCAACAATATGGACCGCGAGATTGCGAACGAGATTCGGGACGGCAGCGTCGCGATCCAGTTCATCCGTCCTTATAACTATTTAATTGTGAAAATGATGCAGGCCTTCGGCGAAGGCATCTTCCGCCTGCTCTTGTTCATGACGCCGGGCATGATCATTGCCTGCCTGCTGTTCCCGGTAGAGCTGCCGACGGATCCGAAGCGCTGGCTCGTCTTCGCCTTGATGCTCTTTTTCAGCTTCCTGATCAATTCGCAGCTGAACATTCTTACGGGCCTGACTGCCTTTTTCGTCGAAAATAATGAGGGCATGATCCGGATGAAGCGGGTGGTCGTCGATCTGTTCTCTGGCGTGATCGTGCCGATCTCGTTCTTCCCGGGCTGGCTCATTACGCTGAACGAATGGCTGCCGTTCCAGGCGATTACGTTCTTGCCGAGCTCGGTGTTCACCGGCCGTATCGAGGACGCCCAGATTCTGTCGGTGATCGGGATACAGATCGTCTGGTTCGCCGTGCTGATCGTTCCTATTCTGTTGATGTGGCGGGCCGCCCGGCATCGCCTGTTCGTGCAAGGAGGGTAG
- the bcp gene encoding thioredoxin-dependent thiol peroxidase, whose amino-acid sequence MASSDQVQLGQAVPDFTLPSSTGDNISLRDYAGKKVVLYFYPKDMTPGCTQEACDFRDYHGDFEKYNAVVLGISPDTLKSHEKFIEKHGLPFPLLADTEHAVADLFGVWQLKKMYGKEYYGIVRSTFLIDGEGKLAKEWRKVKVKGHTEEVLEAVRELG is encoded by the coding sequence ATGGCATCATCCGATCAAGTCCAGCTCGGACAAGCCGTGCCGGACTTTACGCTTCCGTCCTCAACGGGCGACAATATATCGCTGCGCGATTATGCGGGCAAGAAGGTCGTGCTCTATTTCTATCCGAAAGATATGACACCAGGCTGCACACAGGAGGCATGCGACTTCCGCGATTACCACGGCGACTTCGAGAAATACAATGCGGTCGTCTTGGGCATTAGCCCCGACACCTTGAAGTCCCACGAGAAGTTCATTGAGAAGCACGGCCTGCCTTTCCCGCTGCTTGCCGACACGGAGCATGCAGTGGCCGACCTGTTCGGCGTCTGGCAGCTGAAGAAGATGTACGGCAAGGAGTATTACGGCATCGTTCGTTCGACCTTTCTGATTGACGGGGAGGGCAAGCTGGCGAAGGAATGGCGCAAGGTGAAGGTGAAAGGGCACACGGAAGAGGTGCTTGAGGCCGTGCGCGAGCTGGGTTAA
- a CDS encoding ABC transporter ATP-binding protein, with amino-acid sequence MNAIEVRDLRKTFRVQKNREGLSGALLDLFKREYNEVMAVKDISFTIPQGEICGYIGENGAGKSTTIKMLTGILVPTAGDIRVSGFIPHAERERFVQGIGVVFGQRSQLWWDIGVIESFRLLRKVYRVPEADFKRRLDELIERLQLQDLLNRPVRKLSLGQRMRCELVASLLHQPSVLFLDEPTIGLDIVVKTEIRDFLLTLNREHGTTILLTTHDLQDIEALCTRVIMLDDGRIIYDGSLDMLKSTWGQGREVRFQFAKPMRAGDAEALTSGLEGTWTVHSPYEASIHVPLETNISDVIGRVVGGASISDLKIVETNTDDIVREIYKTGNAELPEQSGGAAPEGNGTAETNGTAGTGADETDADAEREKDAVLHG; translated from the coding sequence ATGAATGCGATTGAAGTACGGGATCTGCGCAAGACCTTCCGCGTGCAGAAAAATCGGGAAGGACTGAGCGGCGCCTTACTCGACTTGTTCAAGCGCGAATATAATGAAGTGATGGCCGTGAAGGACATCTCCTTCACGATACCGCAGGGGGAAATATGCGGGTATATCGGCGAGAACGGCGCCGGCAAATCCACCACGATCAAAATGCTGACTGGCATCCTCGTGCCGACGGCCGGCGACATCCGGGTGAGCGGCTTCATCCCGCACGCCGAGCGGGAGCGGTTCGTCCAGGGCATCGGCGTCGTGTTCGGACAGCGGAGCCAGCTCTGGTGGGATATCGGGGTCATCGAATCGTTCCGTCTGCTGCGCAAGGTGTACCGGGTGCCGGAGGCAGACTTCAAGCGGCGGCTGGACGAGCTGATCGAGCGGCTGCAGCTTCAAGATCTGCTGAACCGGCCGGTAAGGAAGCTGAGCTTGGGCCAGCGCATGCGCTGCGAGCTGGTAGCGTCCCTGCTGCATCAGCCGTCGGTCCTGTTCCTCGACGAGCCGACCATCGGACTCGATATCGTCGTGAAGACGGAGATTCGCGACTTCCTCCTGACGCTGAACCGCGAGCATGGCACGACGATTCTGCTGACGACGCATGATCTGCAGGACATCGAAGCGCTCTGCACCCGCGTCATTATGCTGGATGACGGACGCATTATCTATGACGGAAGCCTGGACATGCTCAAGTCCACCTGGGGCCAAGGGCGAGAGGTCCGCTTCCAGTTCGCCAAGCCGATGCGCGCGGGCGATGCCGAGGCGCTTACTTCCGGTCTCGAAGGAACCTGGACGGTACACTCGCCATACGAAGCGAGCATTCATGTGCCGCTGGAGACGAATATTTCCGATGTCATCGGGCGCGTCGTCGGGGGAGCTTCTATCTCCGACCTGAAGATTGTAGAGACGAACACGGATGACATCGTCCGCGAGATTTACAAGACCGGCAATGCGGAGCTGCCGGAGCAATCCGGCGGGGCAGCCCCCGAAGGGAACGGCACGGCCGAAACCAACGGCACGGCTGGAACCGGCGCTGACGAAACCGATGCGGACGCCGAGCGGGAGAAGGATGCGGTGCTTCATGGCTAG
- a CDS encoding FMN-binding protein: MKKTLASITALVLALLLVAGCSSSGQYKDGEYEGSAQGNEGEIVVSVLVKGGKIDKIDITKQSETQSLLDGVIENTIPEIIEKQTTEGVDVLAGASKSSQGVIDAVTQALGSAKKE, from the coding sequence ATGAAAAAAACATTGGCATCCATCACCGCATTAGTGCTTGCACTGCTGCTCGTCGCCGGATGCTCCTCTTCCGGGCAATATAAGGATGGCGAATATGAAGGCAGCGCGCAAGGGAACGAGGGCGAAATCGTTGTATCTGTCCTCGTCAAGGGCGGCAAAATCGATAAAATCGACATTACGAAGCAATCCGAGACGCAAAGCTTGCTTGATGGCGTTATTGAAAATACGATTCCTGAAATTATCGAGAAGCAAACAACAGAAGGCGTTGACGTGTTGGCCGGCGCCTCCAAATCGAGCCAAGGTGTTATTGATGCGGTAACCCAAGCCTTAGGATCGGCTAAAAAAGAATAA
- a CDS encoding DUF3139 domain-containing protein → MRKAAKVYGIFATVIVLIPILMFAYIQYQLASLEKATYEHLIGRQGYAESDILHLDTKLKFLSLYTAEVVFTDEPDITYDYKRNEKGDIIQVGMSDPEGADWKNYKYKHEEASP, encoded by the coding sequence TTGAGAAAAGCAGCCAAGGTATATGGAATTTTCGCCACAGTGATTGTTCTTATCCCTATCCTGATGTTCGCCTACATTCAATATCAACTCGCTTCCCTCGAAAAAGCAACCTATGAGCATCTGATTGGCCGGCAAGGCTATGCCGAAAGCGATATTCTCCACCTTGATACGAAACTCAAATTCCTCTCCTTATATACAGCGGAGGTGGTCTTTACCGATGAGCCCGATATCACCTATGACTACAAAAGAAACGAAAAAGGAGATATCATTCAAGTAGGCATGTCCGATCCGGAAGGAGCGGATTGGAAGAATTATAAGTATAAGCATGAAGAAGCATCGCCATAG